The Mytilus galloprovincialis chromosome 2, xbMytGall1.hap1.1, whole genome shotgun sequence genome has a window encoding:
- the LOC143062672 gene encoding tetratricopeptide repeat protein 16-like isoform X2 — MADKRKRKTEYVVSGGVDTSLTKDQPDEDVQEANKETEKQIKNEKKEQVEKIALEKVPPPPEKPKEMTSDLGGGEFLKTQGSENPFDVKISTYKIDPKLIKVDQFYPSLEHQFNKSNTKFLEEQDNRVEKAMKEIVEESSTFTYDETSTSGIDDTQNSMALVKAPEKAEEEKQPDDNNSAKQQAASSVFATAVDEQTLDDAKRRQQTLFQPESWEPVSKYSPGMQEIIDARANEHFAKAMELKEKKDFTGTINFINKSLALRDLHIYYVERAEAYIQLCDFQSAILNYKRVCLMEPENDDYYKRLAFLFYFQGQTLFDQRLYPEALEAFARAAEMAPDNVGYHIRSMTCLAALHRHGECLALVNKRLESENDNPDLYIMRARLHEMFRNTTLCYYDVKDAMKLNEDHPEAKAMMIKLEKRALENKHHAMQLNLLGKHREALQKISVAIETDPAVADFHVLRGTLHRRLADFNAAIDDFLLALDKCDHNEESPVYIESQRQLLLTYNDFAVECFTKGFYDEAIILLNKAIKGEKREKGLYINRGDCFFRQGDYNFALQDYHQALDLDSMDINVKNRVSVIYNEYATVAYQDKNYPEAESKFTLALQYNIKMGSYYISRSRARYMMENMQGARQDLIMGLLLDPTNEEVLSILSRLFPGKSVGDVVNSRAADQAKTILRGILYPTVPVPKRSSVVVSSADIEELTKDPGLMSASAKSTWSQEDADISNVEERMYKSGSCFPDLKACMDERDFNLKLAGEKKQVHEDVKTVMIERRTLKYSGGRVCPLPPPSSKPLYGGRAFKRKSRLAEESANKGSSTNWRQFTQGIPVVDA, encoded by the exons ATGGCAGATAAAAGAAAGCGTAAGACTGAGTATGTTGTGTCTGGTGGTGTTGACACAAGTTTAACTAAGGACCAGCCAGATGAAGATGTACAAGAAGCAAACaaagaaacagaaaaacaaattaaaaatgaaaaaaaggaacAAGTGGAAAAGATTGCTCTTGAAAAAGTACCCCCACCACCTGAAAAACCTAAAGAAATGACCAGTGATCTAGGTGGTGGGGAATTTCTTAAGACTCAAGGCAGTGAAAATCCATTTGATGttaaaatatcaacatataaaatAGATCCAAAACTGATAAAAGTTGATCAGTTTTACCCATCATTAGAACACCAGTTTAATAAATCTAATACCAAATTTCTGGAAGAACAGGATAACAGAGTTGAAAAAGCAATGAAAGAAATAGTGGAAGAATCTTCCACATTTACTTATGATGAAACAAGTACAAGTGGTATCGATGATACACAGAATTCTATGGCACTGGTGAaagctccagagaaagcagaaGAAGAGAAACAACCTGATGATAACAATTCAGCTAAACAACAG GCAGCATCAAGTGTATTTGCTACAGCTGTAGATGAACAAACTTTAGATGATGCTAAGCGCCGTCAACAGACCCTGTTTCAACCAGAGTCATGGGAACCAGTCAGTAAATATTCACCAGGAATGCAAGAGATAATTGATGCCAGGGCAAATGAaca TTTTGCCAAAGCTATGGAATTGAAGGAGAAGAAAGACTTTACAGGAACTATTAACTTTATCAACAAATCTTTAGCCTTGAGAGACTTACATATTTATTATGTAGAGCGAGCTGAAGCCTACATCCAATTATGTGATTTTCAATCAGCCATTTTGAATTACAAAAGAGTGTGTTTGATGGAGCCAGAAAATGACGATTATTATAAAAGACTagcattcttgttttatttccaAGGACAAACATTATTTGATCAAAGACTTTATCCTGAAGCTCTAGAAGCATTTGCCAGAGCTGCAGAAATGGCTCCAGATAATGTGGGGTATCATATTAGAAG taTGACATGTTTAGCAGCCTTACACAGACATGGAGAATGTTTGGCCTTAGTTAATAAAAGATTAGAATCTGAAAATGATAATCCTGATCTTTATATAATGAGGGCTAGATTACATGAAATGTTTAGAAAT acCACATTGTGTTATTATGATGTGAAAGATGCCATGAAGTTAAATGAAGACCACCCTGAAGCCAAAGCAATGATGATTAAACTGGAGAAACGTGCTCTTGAGAATAAACATCATGCCATGCAATTAAACCTGCTTGGAAAACATAGAGAGGCACTGCAGAAAATATCTGTTGCTATAGAAACTGACCCAGCTGTTGCAGATTTTCATGTTCTTAG gggTACATTACACAGAAGATTAGCCGATTTTAATGCTGCAATAGATGACTTCCTGTTGGCGCTAGATAAATGTGATCATAATGAAGAGAGTCCGGTTTATATTGAATCACAAAGACAACTTCTTTTGACCTACAATGATTTTGCTGTGGAATGCTTTACTAAAGGATTTTATGATGAAGCTATTATTTTGTTGAATAAAGCTATCAAGGGAGAGAAGCGAGAAAAGGGACTTTACATCAACAGGGGAG ATTGTTTCTTTAGACAAGGAGattataattttgctttacaagATTACCACCAAGCCTTAGACCTAGATTCTATGGATATCAATGTGAAAAACCGAGTGTCAGTTATTTATAATGAATATGCCACTGTAGCATACCAGGATAAAAACTACCCT GAAGCAGAATCTAAGTTTACTTTAGCACTCCAGTACAATATTAAGATGGGGAGTTACTATATATCTAGGTCAAGAGCAAGATATATGATGGAG aatatgcaAGGTGCTAGACAAGATTTGATCATGGGACTTTTACTAGACCCTACTAATGAAGAAGTCCTGTCCATCCTGTCCAGATTGTTTCCAGGGAAGTCTGTTGGTGATGTGGTCAACAGTAGGGCCGCTGATCAGGCTAAAACAATCCTTCGTGGCATACTGTATCCAACAGTGCCAGTGCCTAAAAGATCATCTGTAGTTGTTAG ttCAGCAGATATAGAAGAATTAACAAAAGACCCTGGATTAATGTCAGCGTCTGCTAAGTCAACATGGAGTCAGGAAGATGCTGACATCTCTAATGTGGAGGAGAGAATGTACAAATCAGGAAGCTGTTTCCCTGACCTGAAAGCTTGTATGGATGAAAGAGATTTCAACTTGAAGCTGGCAGGAGAGAAGAAACAG gtGCATGAGGATGTTAAAACTGTTATGATAGAAAGAAGAACTTTGAAATACTCGGGTGGAAGGGTGTGTCCCTTACCCCCTCCATCATCCAAACCATTGTATGGGGGTCGTGCATTTAAGAGAAAATCCAGATTAGCCGAAGAAAGTGCCAATAAAGGAAGTAGTACAAACTGGAGACAATTTACACAGGGAATTCCAGTTGTTGATGCTTGA
- the LOC143062672 gene encoding tetratricopeptide repeat protein 16-like isoform X1 has protein sequence MADKRKRKTEYVVSGGVDTSLTKDQPDEDVQEANKETEKQIKNEKKEQVEKIALEKVPPPPEKPKEMTSDLGGGEFLKTQGSENPFDVKISTYKIDPKLIKVDQFYPSLEHQFNKSNTKFLEEQDNRVEKAMKEIVEESSTFTYDETSTSGIDDTQNSMALVKAPEKAEEEKQPDDNNSAKQQKGKPMLAKGFFGAASSVFATAVDEQTLDDAKRRQQTLFQPESWEPVSKYSPGMQEIIDARANEHFAKAMELKEKKDFTGTINFINKSLALRDLHIYYVERAEAYIQLCDFQSAILNYKRVCLMEPENDDYYKRLAFLFYFQGQTLFDQRLYPEALEAFARAAEMAPDNVGYHIRSMTCLAALHRHGECLALVNKRLESENDNPDLYIMRARLHEMFRNTTLCYYDVKDAMKLNEDHPEAKAMMIKLEKRALENKHHAMQLNLLGKHREALQKISVAIETDPAVADFHVLRGTLHRRLADFNAAIDDFLLALDKCDHNEESPVYIESQRQLLLTYNDFAVECFTKGFYDEAIILLNKAIKGEKREKGLYINRGDCFFRQGDYNFALQDYHQALDLDSMDINVKNRVSVIYNEYATVAYQDKNYPEAESKFTLALQYNIKMGSYYISRSRARYMMENMQGARQDLIMGLLLDPTNEEVLSILSRLFPGKSVGDVVNSRAADQAKTILRGILYPTVPVPKRSSVVVSSADIEELTKDPGLMSASAKSTWSQEDADISNVEERMYKSGSCFPDLKACMDERDFNLKLAGEKKQVHEDVKTVMIERRTLKYSGGRVCPLPPPSSKPLYGGRAFKRKSRLAEESANKGSSTNWRQFTQGIPVVDA, from the exons ATGGCAGATAAAAGAAAGCGTAAGACTGAGTATGTTGTGTCTGGTGGTGTTGACACAAGTTTAACTAAGGACCAGCCAGATGAAGATGTACAAGAAGCAAACaaagaaacagaaaaacaaattaaaaatgaaaaaaaggaacAAGTGGAAAAGATTGCTCTTGAAAAAGTACCCCCACCACCTGAAAAACCTAAAGAAATGACCAGTGATCTAGGTGGTGGGGAATTTCTTAAGACTCAAGGCAGTGAAAATCCATTTGATGttaaaatatcaacatataaaatAGATCCAAAACTGATAAAAGTTGATCAGTTTTACCCATCATTAGAACACCAGTTTAATAAATCTAATACCAAATTTCTGGAAGAACAGGATAACAGAGTTGAAAAAGCAATGAAAGAAATAGTGGAAGAATCTTCCACATTTACTTATGATGAAACAAGTACAAGTGGTATCGATGATACACAGAATTCTATGGCACTGGTGAaagctccagagaaagcagaaGAAGAGAAACAACCTGATGATAACAATTCAGCTAAACAACAG AAAGGAAAACCAATGCTTGCAAAGGGTTTCTTTGGG GCAGCATCAAGTGTATTTGCTACAGCTGTAGATGAACAAACTTTAGATGATGCTAAGCGCCGTCAACAGACCCTGTTTCAACCAGAGTCATGGGAACCAGTCAGTAAATATTCACCAGGAATGCAAGAGATAATTGATGCCAGGGCAAATGAaca TTTTGCCAAAGCTATGGAATTGAAGGAGAAGAAAGACTTTACAGGAACTATTAACTTTATCAACAAATCTTTAGCCTTGAGAGACTTACATATTTATTATGTAGAGCGAGCTGAAGCCTACATCCAATTATGTGATTTTCAATCAGCCATTTTGAATTACAAAAGAGTGTGTTTGATGGAGCCAGAAAATGACGATTATTATAAAAGACTagcattcttgttttatttccaAGGACAAACATTATTTGATCAAAGACTTTATCCTGAAGCTCTAGAAGCATTTGCCAGAGCTGCAGAAATGGCTCCAGATAATGTGGGGTATCATATTAGAAG taTGACATGTTTAGCAGCCTTACACAGACATGGAGAATGTTTGGCCTTAGTTAATAAAAGATTAGAATCTGAAAATGATAATCCTGATCTTTATATAATGAGGGCTAGATTACATGAAATGTTTAGAAAT acCACATTGTGTTATTATGATGTGAAAGATGCCATGAAGTTAAATGAAGACCACCCTGAAGCCAAAGCAATGATGATTAAACTGGAGAAACGTGCTCTTGAGAATAAACATCATGCCATGCAATTAAACCTGCTTGGAAAACATAGAGAGGCACTGCAGAAAATATCTGTTGCTATAGAAACTGACCCAGCTGTTGCAGATTTTCATGTTCTTAG gggTACATTACACAGAAGATTAGCCGATTTTAATGCTGCAATAGATGACTTCCTGTTGGCGCTAGATAAATGTGATCATAATGAAGAGAGTCCGGTTTATATTGAATCACAAAGACAACTTCTTTTGACCTACAATGATTTTGCTGTGGAATGCTTTACTAAAGGATTTTATGATGAAGCTATTATTTTGTTGAATAAAGCTATCAAGGGAGAGAAGCGAGAAAAGGGACTTTACATCAACAGGGGAG ATTGTTTCTTTAGACAAGGAGattataattttgctttacaagATTACCACCAAGCCTTAGACCTAGATTCTATGGATATCAATGTGAAAAACCGAGTGTCAGTTATTTATAATGAATATGCCACTGTAGCATACCAGGATAAAAACTACCCT GAAGCAGAATCTAAGTTTACTTTAGCACTCCAGTACAATATTAAGATGGGGAGTTACTATATATCTAGGTCAAGAGCAAGATATATGATGGAG aatatgcaAGGTGCTAGACAAGATTTGATCATGGGACTTTTACTAGACCCTACTAATGAAGAAGTCCTGTCCATCCTGTCCAGATTGTTTCCAGGGAAGTCTGTTGGTGATGTGGTCAACAGTAGGGCCGCTGATCAGGCTAAAACAATCCTTCGTGGCATACTGTATCCAACAGTGCCAGTGCCTAAAAGATCATCTGTAGTTGTTAG ttCAGCAGATATAGAAGAATTAACAAAAGACCCTGGATTAATGTCAGCGTCTGCTAAGTCAACATGGAGTCAGGAAGATGCTGACATCTCTAATGTGGAGGAGAGAATGTACAAATCAGGAAGCTGTTTCCCTGACCTGAAAGCTTGTATGGATGAAAGAGATTTCAACTTGAAGCTGGCAGGAGAGAAGAAACAG gtGCATGAGGATGTTAAAACTGTTATGATAGAAAGAAGAACTTTGAAATACTCGGGTGGAAGGGTGTGTCCCTTACCCCCTCCATCATCCAAACCATTGTATGGGGGTCGTGCATTTAAGAGAAAATCCAGATTAGCCGAAGAAAGTGCCAATAAAGGAAGTAGTACAAACTGGAGACAATTTACACAGGGAATTCCAGTTGTTGATGCTTGA